From the Daphnia magna isolate NIES linkage group LG3, ASM2063170v1.1, whole genome shotgun sequence genome, one window contains:
- the LOC116919669 gene encoding pyruvate dehydrogenase protein X component, mitochondrial: protein MASITRFRACDHLLNLNIFRSSFKKNGMLNALWFHTTPRRLVVELKMPSLSPTMTSGTIVNWHKKEGDTVNPGDVLCEIQTDKAVMAFETEEEGTLAKIFIGDDSHDVQVGSLIALLAEPGEDWKNATCSDTPKVASEKPKNPPKPNCEVSSSEHQDKRNSKRAMTLGPAVRNLLVRYGLSPIAILGSGPRGLLLKGDVLHHIQKENLKPVPISSAAEPKISSKAIVTEPKKSDLQKGTIKKIQNLTHEQEYQDLELSSMRRTIAKRLTASKTGIPHAYSTINCKVGTVMNLRQKFKNEGIKFSINDIIIKAVATALDLCPEANVIWQGDQLVQPTNVDISVAVATNSGLITPIVTDVLGRGVLEIGDMVRDLAERARGGKLQLHEFQGGSFTISNLGMYGVSEFSAIINPPQCAILAVGGSRLELGDDGKPAMVMSATLSYDGEAISPVAAATFMSTLQRLLESPQSLLLGHRSLPE, encoded by the exons ATGGCTTCCATTACTAGATTTAGGGCATGTGATCATCTTTTAAACTTGAATATATTTAGAAGctctttcaagaaaaatggaatGCTTAATGCTTTATGGTTTCATACGACACCTCGAAGACTTG TTGTTGAGTTGAAGATGCCATCCTTGTCCCCGACGATGACATCGGGTACGATTGTGAATTGGCATAAAAAAGAAGGGGATACAGTAAATCCAGGTGATGTCCTGTGTGAAATTCAAACTGACAAGGCTGTGATGGCTTttgaaacagaagaagaagggactcttgcaaaaatattt ATTGGAGATGATTCACATGACGTGCAAGTAGGGTCGCTCATTGCGCTTCTGGCAGAACCAGGAGAAGATTGGAAAAATGCAACTTGTTCTGATACACCAAAAGTTGCAAGTGAAAAACCAAAGAATCCTCCCAAACCGAATTGTGAAGTCTCGAGCTCAGAGCACCAGGATAAGAGAAATTCCAAACGAGCCAT GACGTTGGGCCCTGCCGTAAGAAACTTGCTGGTAAGGTATGGACTATCCCCTATTGCAATTCTTGGCTCTGGTCCACGTGGTCTCCTCCTCAAAGGAGATGTTTTACATCacattcaaaaagaaaacttaaaaCCGGTTCCTA TTTCCTCTGCTGCAGAACCCAAAATCTCATCAAAGGCCATTGTCACGGAACCAAAGAAATCTGATCTTCAAAAGGGcactataaaaaaaatccagAATCTTACACACGAACAAGAATATCAAGATCTGGAACTCTCAAGCATGAGACGTACAATCGCTAAGCGTCTAACAGCATCCAAA acCGGAATACCCCATGCTTATAGCACGATTAATTGCAAGGTTGGTACTGTTATGAATCTTCGACAGAAGTTTAAAAACGAAGGAATCAAGTTTTCCATCAACGACATTATCATCAAAGCGGTCGCCACTGCATTGGATTTGTGCCCAGAAGCCAATGTTATTTGGCAAGGAGATCAG CTTGTACAACCTACAAATGTTGATATATCCGTAGCCGTAGCCACAAATTCTGGTTTAATAACGCCGATAGTGACCGATGTCCTTG GCCGAGGTGTATTAGAAATCGGGGACATGGTACGGGACCTTGCCGAAAGAGCGCGTGGAGGAAAGCTTCAGCTTCACGAATTTCAAGGAGGATCTTTCAC GATTTCCAATCTGGGGATGTACGGTGTTAGCGAGTTTAGCGCCATTATCAATCCACCACAATGCGCAATATTGGCCGTGGGTGGAAGCCGTTTAGAACTTG GTGATGACGGCAAGCCGGCGATGGTCATGAGTGCAACCTTATCATATGATGGAGAGGCCATATCTCCTGTGGCAGCTGCAACTTTCATGTCCACTCTACAACGTTTATTGGAGTCACCCCAAAGTCTGCTCTTGGGTCATCGTTCACTTCCAGAATAA